The segment CAACATTTTGCCTGCTTTTTCCGTGTCGTCGCGCTTGTCACTGAAAATCTGCAGTTTTCACGCACAACCTGCAGTTTtcaatctaaaataaataaaacaaaacatagttttaaaaaaatcaatgttcGATATCGCTTATTAatgcttattttaattattttatctgatCAAGAAATTTCGAGTATTTGTTGAATCGCTGTTGTGTGCGTCATATGCACACAATTATATCTTACTTAAGTTCAACGATTCATTCACTAACATTGTTTAAGACAAGACATTTGTGTCCAGCACAAATGCCGTTTGCCGGCAACAGAATGTACGCTAACGATTATCTCCCACTATTAAAGCGACATTTTTACGGCGAATAAATGCACGAGGCGGCGTATTGGCGTGGcgcacaataattatttcagaatacgAGCGGCGGGTCGCAGGCGCGAAAACGAGAGAGCGCAGTTCCTCCGAAATCGCGGATCGGCGAATGTCCTCCCCGTAGGCCCCCCGGGTTCGTATCGCTCGAGATAACATGTCGTGTTTACAACGATGTAACGCCATTACCATGTTAACGCAGACCGCCCTGCGAGGGACGCATAAATAAGAGAGCTAATTACAGAGGCTGCCACGTATTAATTTTCGTCTGGTTGCGCCACATGGGAACTCACAGCCGTGCGTATAAAAGCGCGCCCTTCTGATTACCgagatttaatttcaatttgttgAGAAGAAACCCGCTGTACAACTCGGGCTGTAGAACGGCGGGCGCGTCGTAAATACACCGAGGAAACGAACATTCgtctgttataaaataattcggcAAGTAAATCTCCGTTCAAGTGCTCGTAAAGAATGATCGCGATAGACGCTCGGGATAACGATCGGTAGCCTCTGGAGAATTCGTCCAGTTTCGAGATGCGATTTGAAAGTAAATGTTAATTGAGGACACCGAGGTTTTCTCAGTCAATCGCAAAGCCACGATTAAGAACGCAGTAATTGGCGCCGCCGCGAGTTAATCTATCACGCAGTGTTATTGGCGTGAACACTTGCAACACGATCGCGTTATACGTCGCGAATCTATAGCAGTAAAGATTATATGTGAGATTTCAACTATTCATGAATTATAATTGAAGCACGTGATTGCGTTAAATGCCATAAATTTATAGCGCCGCGATTGTGTTCCGTTTGAGCTGTAATGTATTACAATGTTGCGGGATTGCGGCAGCTTGGAAAATGTGAATCTTAATACGAGCAACGCTCGAACAACGCGTCGACAGAATAGTTTATGCCTACACAACGTAACCAATAATCTTCCGTTCtacagaaagaaaaatccTTGTTTACATAATCCATCATTATAGTTTGTAACGTGACATTATATCCCGCCTGATCTCtctgataataattgttattcgATATCGAAACGACGTGTGTGCGACTTCTATTCGCGCGGCAATCGAGATATCGTCGGTAATACGACGAGCACCCTCGCGAGCGTGCGACCGCGTTTCTCTTGCGTTAAAATCGACGTAATCAGCCGCCTTCGCAACAAAGGAGAGGCATACCGCGGCGACGCTGCGACcgtcgataaattttattatccgcGCTGTCTCTCTTCGTCGACTaatgacaaattaattaagactCGTATATGCCTGCGGAAGACCGGTTCCGTTGAATACATCGTCGCCTCGCCGCTCCGGCTCCGATAAATCCTTGTTTTCACGGAttaacgcgcgcgcacgctaAGCCAGCGGTAGCGCAATTGTAACGCGATGATAAACAAGCGTTCCCGAGTTACGGCAAGAACGACGATGGCGACTGGCAGTCGATGTCATCATGGATTTTCCTATTTGCGTTTTCGAGTTGCGCGAACGAGCGCGTCTTCATTAGTCGAAGGACACCGCACACACATTCTCGCTCGCGCTTTAAAAAACCATTATTATCGCACTGTTATCgtcaatatttcaaatgttatTGAGTAATATACAGATTTTATGTCATGGCATTGATCACGACGCATCCTCGGTCCTTAAAAAATTGCCGGAAAAAACAATTGTCGCTCTTCGTAAGCTTTTCGCGTGTTTGCCAGTAAATAGCTGCGTGTGAACGAACacgtgaataattttattgcgatCCGCACGGATCGTAATATCGATTgtgaatttaatttgcaaaaataattaggGTATTAAGGCGCAATTAGCAATGCGGTCGCGAGAGATAATGGTACCGCGCGCGATCGATATTCATAAATTCATCGATAAACCGGCGCAATCGCAATTTATCCGCCGAGACAACGAGGCGGCGAGGTTTGACATTTCGCGCTTATGTTTCGATTACATCGCATTAAATCGTTAACCGCGTCCTGTCGCGGACCAAAGTTTGCTCCATCGAAACTAAAAGTACTGAATTAATCATTACACCGTCTGAAATCCCCGATGCGAAATGTAAGAACAAACTTTCCATGTTCCGAAATATTCCGCTATTCCGATTGCCCGTGACATCCAATAATCCGTGAAAGTTCGAGCGGCGATTTATTGATATTGACGCGAGACACGCGAAATCATTTCGCGATAACATGTGATCGATTTCTAATAGACTCCCATAATGATATCGCCGCTAATTCACCGTTTCTCCCATCGATCCCTCTCGCTTCGCGAGAAAGCGACCGCCACTCCTAtcccactattaataattcgATTGtctgagaatttttttttttcacctgACGAGCGCCGCGATCGCGATCGGCGGCCGGTTGCCTGTGCTCGTCTCCGCAATAATAATGATTGAAAGGTGAAACACACTCGCGTCAAAAGCCCGTATATATACGCGTCGttcctctcctttttttttcactggtttttttttttccttttactgGCCGAACATCTCGATCGCTGCCAAGCCGTGGCAGCCAATGAGTGACGAACGGATTGCAGCTTTAATGAACCGGTTGTGAGCGGCACGTCACACAGATATCACTGTACCGGCTGCAGACAGTCGAAATTGTTGCGGCTtcttccctcccccctccaCACTACGGCGTGACAAATTAATCGTAACCGCCGCGAGGCCCGAATCGATTTTTTGTGTAACGGCACCGGTCGCTGCTCTGCCGAACTCTTCGCGATCGCGCGCGTTATTAATCCCGCGCGCTGGGATCAAATTGATCGATTTCCATACGCGAATTTGCGGTCAAGTACAGCACGCCTTACACTGTAGTTATAAAGTCTTAAATCCTTAATTATAAACCTCTCATAGCGCACATGTTCGTTTGAAGAGTTTCGAGTTGCGAGTGTCAATAGCGATGAACCGAATTACTTTTGATTTCGAAGATTTGACCGTTATTACACAGATGTAACTCGACTTCAATACGGAGATTAATTGACCATCGAGGCAACAGACATCTCAGATAAACAGAATAACAAAGATTGTGAGTCACACAAGCAATATTGTTAGATTATTTGTTGAAACGATCCGAATAGAGATCGTCCCATCTGGCGCTGCTCGAAACTCACTATGAGAACGTAACATCACGATTCTCAACTACTACTCGATAAATGTGAGAAAAGCGAGAGACACGGTGTTCACATCATACCAGAAAATCATGTATAAATAACCGGCAGAGACATGCTCAATTAATCTTGTGCGATACGTCTGAAATCAGGGAGATTGTATCAAATGTCGGTGGAAATTTGATCGTATCGAATATCCAAATGAGATAATCGAACTAATGTAATGTGTCCGAGTGAAGAATTTATAGAAGTTTCggattttaatgataaagGATAAACTATTCAACATGTTCGCTtttaataacacaaaaattgTGAAGCGataatactatataaaaatattgaaaaatgcataaagttgaaaaagaaaaaaaatatagagctTATGTCAAAACGTTTGAAGCACCGTATTTCTCTTGctttccaataattttatctattatattgtgattgtaaatagaaaaaaatttcgatcATAGGCGGATTTGCGATAAGAAGttagaatttcttgaattCTCAAAAATATTGGATAGTGTCATAAATAACTTCGCCGATAGCCAGAAACAAGTTAACATGTTAGTAGATTGAcagtaaatttaatcaaattttcatcaaTCTGCCagcattgcaaatattttcttaccGAGTTCTGTTAcaatagcaaatatttaataaactcaataatatcaaaaatatcgaaaaataaagatatagttacaaaaaattctaaggtttacaaaatatacaataaatatataagaaatggaaaaagaaaattgacaTTTGTCACACAAAAAGCAAATTGTACtttgtttactttttgatcagttttaagATCCGCCTATGATTTCGAcgctaataaatttaaaatttactgcgTATAAAATACACAGGTGTAAACTTACTTGTGAAATTTTCCTGTGACGTTTTCGTATATTCCCTTCCTCTCGGCGTTTGTTTTGAACAAATACTCCGCCCAGCTCTCCGCACTGTCGCGCCAACGAACACGTCAATCCGTCGCAACGACACGCGTCATCGCTCGTGGTCATCCAGCACAGAAAGCACACATCGATGCACGTTCTTCATCCACCCACTTTGTTGTCAAACAGTTTGCGATCGTTCTTCGTACAATCACATCAAACCGTTATTTATCTATCCCATAAGACACTCGCGTTGAAGATATCCGATAGAGAATTTTAATCATCTGTCGAAAAGGATCAAAGATGTCGTCGCGCGGATCACTGGCGCTAATACCACAGTAACCGAGTGTCTTTCCAATCCTTCGAAATCACTGCGTGCGCTCTTCCCTCCGAATCATGCTGGTGAATCACACCAATCGCTTGCGCTCAAAACTAAGTCGCACGACTTTTCGATGATTCCGTCCGACGAAAAAATAACGAACAAATGTACGGACGGAGGAGGACGGGGAGGAAGCGTGCGGGATGATACGGGGATGTCAAAGAAGAGACAGCGTcgtggctggctggctggacCGCCGGCCGGCTCGAGGCGTGCGCTCGTGTAGCACGTGGCCGCGAGACTGAGTATCCCCTACCTTGGGCACCTTCGTCAGTCCGTTTGTCCGCCTCATCCTTATCTCACCTAGCCAGCCGAGAAGGACTACCGCGGCCTTCTCCCGTCGTCTCCCTCACACCACGCCGGCCGATCTCTCTCGCGCTCTCGTCCTTCCTGCTGTCTCGCACTCGCTTCTATCCGCCCATCTCCCTCGATCATCatccgtctctctctccttctccctcTCGATCCGCCTCGGCGTAGCATCCGTCTCCGCGCCGCGGTGGAAGCATCGCGGTCCAGCTGCTTCCTTCTCGCTCGTTCGCGCGCTCGTTCCTCTCCGTCATTCCAGCTGTTCATTTCGTACTTTGTCCCGCACCGTCTATCCGCCTTGCGTTCGTCTCTCTTTTCCACCATCCAGTTACAACCTGCTCCACTCGCGAGAAGCCGCGATTCTCTCTCGCGACCGAAGAGACGACATACGTATGCGCGCTCCCTCCCCCCAAATCCGCACGCCAGTCCTCCTTTTGCCCGGTCCAGCGGTATCTTATGCAGATTTGCGGCAGAAAATTCCGTTCTTCTCTACAATACCACTATTCTGTTCAAAATTCGCGGAATTGTTTACGTTCGGACCCGATTTTTTGACGCGGAAGCGTGAAAACATTGACTTATCACGCAAACAAGGAAATCGCAGAAAAACTAAGAAGTGTTAATCAGATGATGTTATATCAAAATCTTAAATGCTCTCTCTAAAATTATCGCCATGATAATGTAATCTCAGAACTGAATGGGTATTACCCATCTTTAAATAGACAAAATAAATCTAcacgaagaaaattttatatcaaaaattactatgtacggcagtaGCCGCGAACCataaaggaattataaaaatttttactatgtttttcatacgtgaaatatagtaaaaattttcggtctGCGACTTCATGGTTACTGCAgtacataataatttgtgatataaattttctccgtgtagaaaaatttccaatattttttgtttcaataatatatgaaatgtttATACGTAGTGTTgggtaatttaaaaaaacaaaaaattattcagtgAAATAGTTTCAAATTATGTTggtttgttaataaattaagtaatatcCCAGATAGCCAAATGTTAACAATGTTTACAGATTGACAGCAAATTGAATCAAATTTGCTGTTAATCTGTCAACATTGCTagcatgttatttattaactgGATATTAACAGAAGTTGTGTGCGCTAATTTtgtatctattaaaatattgcctaacaaatatttttgatttgtgAACTTATTAgcataattacatattactaaTGGAGAATGGAAAAGTATTTGAGGAGAAACAAATATGAGATGCAAACCGCCTGATGATTTCAATGCGCGATTGTATCAATGATTTTAATGCATGCATAAGATGAATGATTCGAGTATGCGCAATTTGTTACTAGTTTacgtaaatgtttttttattgtttttcaggAATAGAGGCATCTTTTTAAAGATAGAAACTAGACTGTCACATAGGTGCAAATtaatacacggagaaaattttatatccaaaattactatgtacggtagtAGCTGCGGATTacgaaggaattataaaaatttttactatgtttttcacatgtgaaacatagtaaaaattttcgatccGCGGCTTCATAGTCCGCGGTtactgccgtacatagtaatttttgatataaaattttctccgtgtataaAATGCATTCCTCTTATTAAGACATAGATAATCACTTGAGTTCTGCaacagttatttataataataaccatAATAatgcttaattattattactagcACATGATTTATTACATTGACAGTTACGGGTCATTTTTTGCCATTCTTTACGATCGTGCCTAAAGCGTATAGCAAACGTTTGGATCAATAgttcaaattgaaaatatgttaattattaaaatacgagCGATCGGATGAATAAATTCAATCGTGCGTGACCTATCGATTCGCATGGCAGAAATCGGCGAAGAAGAACTATTTAATGAAACGGACCTTCGCATGAATATCCATCCCATTATTGCCGCCGCATGCAATTCTCAATCTTCGcggtaatattgcaattggTTCTCTGGTTTGTTTCGTTTCGCCTAAGATGAGACAAATGGTATACCTTTCTATCACTGTCGTTGTGCGGAATAAAGCTGAAGAAGACCCCATTGTATGAAGTAGGAGGTGCCGATCAGCGACCAATAGAAAGAGCCGCCACCCacgaagtaataaaaattaatttatcacatGGATCACCGCCTACGCCATCGCTTGGTCCACGCACGCGAGATTCCGCAGCATCCCGTGAGATAGCGTTAACTGTCGGGTATTCCAAGAAATCAACTCTCGTTCGCGATTGCATCTTTTCCGACATACAGATTAAATAATTGGAAGATCACTGCACGTTTGCattggaaatttatttgattttaagaattttaattatttcagaataaaaaattatattgttattatattgatgccttaagaatttaattgagaaataaataatgcaattctaatttgttctaaaatatatcgtctattttttaatctaactctttgaataaatatttttcaattatttttttactatatcatcctatttttctataatctggaataataaaacatttctccagatataaagatattttataagaaaaaacaacattgtcatttttagattaattatttaattattttggattaattgtttaaaggAAAAAAGCCATTAAATATCATACATATTTGGGCTAAAAGATCTTATATGTTTAATCAATATGTTGGATCAAATTCGAGGTATAGGCTTTATCCATAATAAAGAACTTTATCCATAATAATTACCTTACAATTGTTCTGCCGTCGCCTGATACCCACCgggcctcctcctcctcctctccaaCTTTTCCGTGGCTGCACTCCTTCCATGGCACTTCACATTCACTCGCGGAAACACGATTACAAACGCCGATTGCTAGAATACGCGCGAAACTTTACACGACACTCCCGCCATTAAACATACCCGACGCTTTACCACCTCGCGACGATCGCGCAATACTTTCCACGGCACCTCCCGAcgttaaatacatatttaacgcGTATTTTATCACTTCACAACAATCGCACGATACTTTAGACGACATTCCCGACATTAATCGTATTCCCGGCGCGCATTTTACTACACTTTGacgaagaaataatataatcgtaAGGAGCGACTGTTTAATCGTTACAATGACTTGCACAAAATTAATCCGGGATCACTGCCGATATTCAGATCATACGGAATAGAACAAATGAGAACAGCCGAAAGCAAAAATCGCAACCAACTTCATCGCGCCCTTCGCCATGACAGTAGTGCACTTATTACTCTGACTACACTTTCGTACACTTTTCGCAATTTcgcatttacataaaaataatatttgtattttgtgatattttgttGCCTCCTATTATACTACTGTCTTATATTATTACccttttacattatatattataaatcagCTGCACTCATTGGTCGTAATCTTTTTCATTTGATAAGTTTCGGAGCACACCAAAATCGCAAGACCGTCCTAGTGTTTTAGTGAGTTCCAAAACTCATCGAATAAAAGAATATCGCAACGATTACACCTTTTCATTCATAAGTGTACGTCCATATGAATAGGCCTTAAGTCTGGCAGGCCTGCCAGGTCTAATCAACCTCGCGATGCTGAATTGTGAAAGAAATTggcaaattgtttttatacgGAGGCGGTCGTGAAAATTCGGGCATGAGGCATGCCGCATTTGTGACGATCAACGATAACGTGATAGACTGAGTGAGTCCTGCCTTCGGGATGTGCGATAAAGTCTGGGAGCCCTTAGCCGAAATCTACATCGCGGAGTCCACTGATCCCGATGATTACATTTATTGTCTTTGCAGCAGAGTATTTATTCGGTAAGTATACTCCATAAATCACACTTTATTTCTCTCAGCAATTTACTTTCGAAAAAGATATCTAGCGCacctatataattattaagtatGCAAAACAGTATAAAGGATTAATTCACTTATTGATCAGTAGTGTAAAATGTGATTTAACCTTGACATCTACTTGTTCACTGTGAATAAATTGTAACAGATTTCACGACTGattgtttcaatattatttgctactttactcaataaataattaaaattaaaaaatttataatagtttttatattcaactgttcttttttgttacattttcgGCAATAACCACATAACATATGAAGCATAcagtattattttgcaaaatttactgAAAAGCAATGAATTTCTTATAACTTAAAAACcttaattgtttattgttcattaataaaatctgcAAAATCTCACTGAATTTTAATGATCGTGCACTGTGCAATTATTGGTGAAAgtgtgaaaaaaagaagaatttgctggaaattatagatattttcttcGTGATACATAGTTCTTATGATTAgaatcaagattattttttaatgcattgaAGAAAATAGTCAAAAGAACCCAAGtacaattgtttaaattaaccTAACTTATTGGTATTCTTTATACTTTTGAATTTCTATAAAgatactataattaattataattacgatGAAGCTCTTACTTATCACTAATTATTTCTAGGAGTCCTGAGGTTTATACAGCCTTAGCTTCAGAAGATGCCAGTGAAGGAGAAGATGTTGATGGAGATTATGTGGGAGAGATGCTGGATCTTCATAAGGGATCTGGGATAGAGACACAACCTATAGAAAAGCATGATGTATGACAACTTGCCATTTATTAGtacatactataaaatatagtaaatttgcacataacatttattgttttcgacattttaagtaaaatattaatttttttattataggaAGAACCAGTAAGCTGTTATTGCAGTGCATCTCACACAGATAACAATTACTCTACAGACGAACATGACTCCGTACGTGATTCGACTCACTGGCCCACTGCACATTCCCTGACTCAGAAACTGGGTCTGCATCAATCAGATTCTGGTGCAGATCTATCCGAATATCATGATCAGCACGAGGCAAAAAGTATACAGAATCTTGTAGCATCTTATGGAAAAACTTTCCAAACTGCAGAGACTGAGATTGAAAATGATTACAAAAATACGGATATGCTAACTGAATACAAACATGTATcaggtaaatatatttttgaagacCTTAAAAACATTGTCTTAAATCATgatcttatattaattttactttgttatTAGGTGACAAGGAATCAATGGCACAAAGTTTATCAGACAGTACTACTATATCAAATAAAGAAGCACACAACAAAGATCTCACACAATATGATTGTGATTCTTACACTTATCCCTATTCTACATATTATGGAAGTAATAAAACTACAATGGATATAGCCTGGGAAAAGTTTTGGGGTCAAAATGGAGAGCAATTAATATGGGCATCTTGGATCGAAAAATATGCGGATTACATAAATCCTgattattttcagaataataCAAATGCAGTGGAAAATGAAATCTCACAAGatgtagaaattaatgaagccAGAGAAAAATACTTTGAGCAAAATACATGTTTTCCGAATCAAGCACACAAAAATTGCGAATTTTTACGTTCCAACTTTACAggaattttcaataaaagttATTCAAGCGATGGCGAATTAAAACCAGCAGGAGTATCTTCTTCGAATACCAGTTTTTCATTTGAACAGACGAGCAGACAAGAGATTAATGATAAAGATGCGGACGAAAATAGGaagaaaattatcaattttgaaatatcgcCGGAAGATGGTGAGGGCTGGAATCCTTTAAGCCCATTCAGtatagaagaaaattataatcaacaATCTAATGCAGAAGACGAGAGATTATTAACGAGATGCGATTCCACTAATGGCTCGATAGCGAAAACAAACGCGACTTCCGATTCCATGACAAATGTCACCAAAATGACGCTAACTAGCTCTAGTTGCGATTCCAATTCTGTTCATTCGTCTAGTCTCATTACTTCCGTTACGAGTTCTATAGAAAGTAGTATAACCAGTAGTTCCGATCAAGAGAATGAACTCTCAGTGGAAGATAACGATAAATATTGGCAGCATCTGTGGAAGGAAAATTTTCAGATGCAATATCAAAAGCAGTATGAATTATTCatagcaaattataaaaagaagcaCAATATAGATAATGATCAGTATTTTAGTATGTTAAATGAATCAATTGGGGATTCAGT is part of the Linepithema humile isolate Giens D197 chromosome 3, Lhum_UNIL_v1.0, whole genome shotgun sequence genome and harbors:
- the Tgs1 gene encoding trimethylguanosine synthase, with protein sequence MCDKVWEPLAEIYIAESTDPDDYIYCLCSRVFIRSPEVYTALASEDASEGEDVDGDYVGEMLDLHKGSGIETQPIEKHDEEPVSCYCSASHTDNNYSTDEHDSVRDSTHWPTAHSLTQKLGLHQSDSGADLSEYHDQHEAKSIQNLVASYGKTFQTAETEIENDYKNTDMLTEYKHVSGDKESMAQSLSDSTTISNKEAHNKDLTQYDCDSYTYPYSTYYGSNKTTMDIAWEKFWGQNGEQLIWASWIEKYADYINPDYFQNNTNAVENEISQDVEINEAREKYFEQNTCFPNQAHKNCEFLRSNFTGIFNKSYSSDGELKPAGVSSSNTSFSFEQTSRQEINDKDADENRKKIINFEISPEDGEGWNPLSPFSIEENYNQQSNAEDERLLTRCDSTNGSIAKTNATSDSMTNVTKMTLTSSSCDSNSVHSSSLITSVTSSIESSITSSSDQENELSVEDNDKYWQHLWKENFQMQYQKQYELFIANYKKKHNIDNDQYFSMLNESIGDSVVLQQDETPLQYPQEDINNQEFSETDIYEDEKDMSTNVQIDITTSSKANSFGNKNVKRNNAHSKSNKLRTERLIMDSVGTLIKNLSIKTQDESIDAAEDENICEEQQQIHTQATIITQTKTETMASSSDINSSHQQKSPDGGDESFHGEVQEIYQESHEDSDSNDNGDGLESVKRAFSLLGYGLCEDESHRKLQGEVVYRKRNIRRQSFQLMAELKRLKTMYKTTIDSQQTIRDTNKANKSLSCDSSSVSAETDVQLIDKGSYAKAQAMFTSSSDEEDYIKMMQKKKKKKQVKRLNKAIPKEIASDYKLWKYYIKRFGLFSRYEDGIKLDRESWFSVTPEEIAKDIAERCRCDTIIDAFCGAGSNAIQFAFTCEKVIAIDIDPNKIKIARHNAGIYGVEDRIEFIVGDFLQLAPRLVADVVFLSPPWGGPDYIKKKVFDLESILPPIGGTNIFKAAKGITQHVAYYLPKNSSALQITMLANKYDKVEIQQNVLNGRFTACTAYYGELPKV